In Mugil cephalus isolate CIBA_MC_2020 chromosome 20, CIBA_Mcephalus_1.1, whole genome shotgun sequence, the following are encoded in one genomic region:
- the rcvrna gene encoding recoverin a, which produces MGNTKSSALSKGLLEDLKSNTKYSEAELCTWYQSFLKECPSGKISKQQFEGIYASFFPDADPTAYARHVFRSFDTNADGTLDFKEYIVALHLTSGGKTLQKLEWAFALYDVDGNGTISKNEILEIVRSIFNMIPVDDQKNLPEDENTPEKRAEKIWAFFGKKDNDKILEGEFIQGVMDNKDILRLIQYDEPQKIKDKLKEKKQ; this is translated from the exons ATGGGGAATACGAAGAGCAGTGCTTTGTCGAAGGGACTCCTGGAAGATCTGAAATCCAACACCAAATACTCCGAGGCCGAGCTCTGCACCTGGTACCAGTCCTTCCTGAAAGAGTGTCCCAGCGGGAAGATAAGTAAGCAGCAGTTTGAAGGCATCTACGCCAGCTTCTTCCCAGATGCAGACCCCACAGCGTACGCACGGCATGTCTTCAGGAGTTTTGACACCAACGCAGACGGCACTTTAGACTTTAAGGAGTACATTGTCGCACTGCATCTCACCTCTGGGGGAAAGACTCTGCAGAAGCTGGAATGGGCCTTTGCCTTGTATGACGTGGACGGAAATGGAACCATCAGCAAAAATGAAATCCTAGAGATCGTTAGG TCGATATTCAACATGATTCCTGTGGATGATCAGAAGAACCTCCctgaagatgaaaacacacCAGAGAAGAGGGCTGAGAAAATCTGGGCATTTTTCGGGAAGAAGGACAACG ATAAAATCTTGGAGGGAGAATTCATTCAGGGTGTGATGGACAACAAGGACATCCTGCGCTTGATACAATACGATGAGCCGCAAAAAATCAAAGACaagctgaaagagaagaagcaaTAG
- the LOC124997282 gene encoding germ cell-specific gene 1-like protein, whose protein sequence is MRLERGRRASLALTLNFVAFAFALSAVCTSYWCEGTRKVPKPFCTGPPLKVKQSFCIRFNSSNLNDSRLVQYIFETGEDKFLMRKFHAGIFYSCEQSADMNGFDCRDFFEIAPEHERGVLWLCIVAETLYLTLLFMGGALMTLEQCPCYSVMNKLKLSAFAAVCTALSGLCGMVAHMMFTTIFQLAVAMGPEDWRPKTWDYSWSYALAWGSFGTCMGSAVTALNRYTKTIIEFKYKRRNIEKTLMVKQKMIDMDLPDQMWDMYLTAVPVDAETPLELLANGHKPPTGTTYVVEMDDVPEQQGEAYC, encoded by the exons ATGAGGTTAGAGCGAGGGCGGCGGGCTTCTCTGGCGCTCACCCTTAACTTCGTGGCGTTTGCCTTTGCCTTGTCCGCGGTGTGCACCAGCTACTGGTGCGAGGGAACCAGGAAAGTGCCCAAGCCCTTCTGCACGGGGCCGCCGCTGAAGGTGAAGCAGTCGTTCTGCATCCGCTTCAACAGCTCCAACCTCAACGACAGCCGCTTGGTCCAGTACATCTTTGAGACCGGAGAGGATAAGTTTCTCATGCGGAAGTTCCACGCAGGAATATTTTACTCCTGCGAGCAGTCCGCCGACATGAATG GATTTGACTGTCGAGACTTCTTTGAGATTGCACCTGAACATGAAAGAG GGGTGCTGTGGTTGTGCATCGTGGCTGAGACTCTGTACCTCACCCTGCTCTTCATGGGTGGAGCTCTGATGACTCTGGAGCAGTGCCCCTGCTACAGCGTCATGAACAAGCTGAAGCTCAGTGCCTTCGCTGCCGTGTGCACTGCACTGTCAG GCCTTTGTGGGATGGTAGCCCACATGATGTTTACCACCATATTCCAGCTGGCTGTTGCCATGGGGCCAGAAGACTGGAGGCCCAAGACCTGGGACTACAGCTGGTCTTATGC TTTAGCGTGGGGCTCCTTTGGCACCTGCATGGGCTCTGCAGTGACGGCGCTGAACAGGTACACAAAGACCATCATAGAGTTTAAGTATAAGCGGCGGAACATCGAGAAGACCCTGATGGTCAAGCAGAAGATGATCGACATGGACCTCCCCGATCAGATGTGGGACATGTACCTGACTGCCGTACCGGTTGATGCAGAGACGCCACTAGAACTGCTGGCCAACGGCCACAAACCACCCACAGGAACAACATACGTGGTTGAAATGGACGATGTACCGGAACAACAGGGAGAGGCTTATTGTTAA
- the LOC124997284 gene encoding protein NATD1-like: MAFKIISRLSALTRRMESCTSAFSSVSCKLTVEHDRHNRRFTVIPSSGAGAEECAVLQYKFTGEKEVDLMSTFVPEACRGQGVAAVLSEAAMDFLVEENLKAHISCWYIKKYIEEHPEKHYEDLVIT; this comes from the exons atggccTTTAAAATCATTTCCAGGCTCTCTGCATTAACTCGACGGATGGAGTCCTGCACCAGTGCCTTCAGTTCAGTGAGCTGCAAGTTAACGGTGGAACATGACCGACACAACCGACGCTTCACCGTCATTCCAAGCAGCGGCGCCG GGGCCGAGGAGTGTGCAGTGCTGCAGTACAAGTTCACcggagagaaggaggtggaTCTGATGTCCACATTTGTACCTGAGGCGTGTCGGGGTCAAGGCGTCGCTGCGGTGCTGTCAGAG GCTGCCATGGACTTTCTGGTTGAAGAAAACTTAAAGGCTCACATCTCCTGTTGGTACATAAAGAAATACATCGAAGAGCACCCAGAAAAACATTATGAGGACCTTGTCATCACTTGA